The stretch of DNA GTTCATCTCCCCTGCCCCGCGAAATTCGGCGAACCACAAGGTGTCGATCGATACAAGCCGCACGCTCACGCTCGCGAAGGACGGTGTCCCGGGAACGGTCATTGTCGTTCCTGCGGATGCAACGCCCACGGCAAAATTCGCCGCACAGGAATTGAAACGGTATCTCACCCGTGCGATCACCGCTGATGTTCCCATCATGGCTTCCATCGCTCCCGGGAAAGTAAATCTCCTCATTGGTTTCAATGCACTATCCCGTACGCTCCCGGTGAAAGCACCAACGCTCCCGCGCGACAGCTTCATCATATCGCATGTGAACGCGAACGGCACCGACATCATCCTCATTGCGGGGAATGACGATGCTGAGAAGGACCCCGCCGACCTTGTGACCAAAATGAACCACTGGGGCCAGCACTTCGAGAAGGCTACGCTCTTTGCCGTGTACGATCTCCTCGAGCGCTTTCTCGGCGTACGCTTCTTCTTTCCCGACGACGCCGGCATCGTCGTACCCGCCGCACGCACACTCCTCGTGAACCCGATGCACATCTACGAAGCACCGGATTTCAATGTCCGCTGGTATTCGTATCTCGGATCGTCGTTCACGTCCATTGACGGGAAAGTGCCCCTCCCGGACGGCACCGACCAGAACTCACCCAAGGGGTATCACTGGGCGAACCGCGAACGTCACTACTGGCGCTGTCAGACCGAGTACATACCGAACTCGCACGGTCTTTCCCGCATGGGGCTCGTGGAACGCTTCGGGAAGACGAACCCGGATTTTTTCTCATTGCTCCCGAACGGACAGCGCGACATCTCGCTCGACCACAACAGCGGCCATTTGTGCCTGCTCAATAAAGGCCTTGAGGATGAAGTAACGCTTGACTGCCTCTCCTACCTCAAGGGAGAACCGCCGACGGTACGGAACATGTATCAGGAGCGTTTCAAGACCGCCGTGTGGAATCTCGGGGCATTCCAGCCGGGCTACGTGAACATCATGCCGCAGGACGGTTTTGGCGAACGCACGCGCTGCCGCTGCCCGAAATGCGAGGAGTTCTTCCGCACCAACGGGAGCTACAGCGACTATGTGTTCGGTTTCGTCTCACGCATCGCCGACCGTGTGAAAGCCTCCGGGGTCAAGGGCACGGTCACGACCATGGCGTATTCTGCATACATCGACGTCCCGAAGATAGCGCTCCCGGACAATGTTCTCCTGCAGATAGCGCCGATGGGTCCCTGGGTGGAAAAATACCCCGACAAGCAGGCGAAGGATAATGCGATAATCCGTGCGTGGAACGCGAAGCTCGGAAAACCGCGGTCGGTATATCTCTGGAACTACATCAACGATTACGGCAATCAGATACCCTTCGGCATCCCGTCGTTCTCAGTAAGGAAAATACTATCCTACTACAAGAGCCTCTCCGCGGATATTACCGGTGCGTTCCTGCAGAGCGATACGAGCTACCGGCTCTATAATTATCTCAATTGGTATTCGTTTTTCAAGGTGGCATGGGACAACGGGACGGATGCGGAAGCGCTCCTTGCCGATCATCATGCATCGATGTTCGGCGCGGGGGCGGCGCCGATGACGAAATTCTACGACATGCTCGAATCACTCTGGGATTCCTGCATCGGTGAGTACAAGAACACGGAGATGGGTCCGCAGTTCACGCCGAAAAGCGATGCCGATGTCTGGAACACGGTGTTCACGGAAGCAAAGCTCGCGGAAATGAAAGTGCTTTTTGATGAGGCGGAGAACCGGGCGAAAAGCGATGCAGCCGCGCTCTCCCGCGTGAAATATATGCGCGACTATCTCTATGGGGCCCTCGTGAAATACCGTTCGCAGATGACAGGCAAAAAACGCGAGCTCGATGACCTGACGCTTACGACCGTGCCCGCGGAAGGGATCACCGTTGACGGTGCGCTCAGCGAAGCGGCGTGGGCTACCGAATCGGCGTTCCTCGTTCCGTATAAAAAGAACGAGAACGTCAAGGCGCTCACATCGGTTCGGACGCTCTGGTCGTCTGAGGGACTCTACATTGGCTTCGAATGCATGGAAGAGAATATCGGCGATATGATAGCGCTCGCGCGTACGAATGACGACAATAACATCTGGCAGGACAGCGGTGTGGAAGTGTTCATCAACCCATCGGGTGACCGCGTACGATACGGTCACATCATGGTCAATGCTGCGGGCAGTTTTGCCGATGAGATGGTGCGCGAAAAGACGCATGACTGGTCGTGGAACAGCAAGACGCACTATGCCGTGAAACGAGGCGGCGACCGGTATACCGTCGAACTGTTCGTCCCGCTCTCCATGGAAGGGAGAAGCGATCTCGTCATCAACTTCAACCGTTCGCGGGTCATGAAGACAACGGCGAAGAATCAGCTTCAGTCATGGAGTCCGTTCCTCGTACAGGGTTTCCATGACCCGGAACGGTTCGGGTCGCTTACGCTGCTGAAAAGCCGCTCGGATATCGTGAATGACAACATTCTTACGAACGGGAGCTTTGAGGATACACCCGACGGCGCTGCGAAGGACTGGGCCATGGCCAAAGGCTTTGCATCGATAGAGACCGGCACGTTCCGTCACGGAAAGCAATGCGCGAAACTCTCATCGACGGAGCTCATCACCGGCACGACGCGCGCGGTATTCTATCAGTACATACCGCCGCTCAAGCCGAAGACCGAATACATGATATCGTATTACGTGAAGTACGAGAACATCGAGCTCAATCCCGCCGCTTCCGACTCCGGTGGTTACATGAACGTGTTCGGATGCCCCGGCAACCGATTCTATCCGAGCAAATGGTACAGCGGAAGTTCGCCGTGGATAAAAGAAAGCCATACATTCAAGACCGGCGACAAGCCGAGCGATGTGAACTATGTCCGGATCGGTTTTCACAACGCGAAGGGCACGATATGGTTCGATGACGTGCGCCTGCGCGAGATAAGGAAGTAGCGATGCGGTACGGCGCTCATATCTTTCTCTGGACGGAACGCTGGTCGCGGTCGGAATACCCCCTTTTCGAACGCGGCCGTTCGCTCGGATTATCCGCGCTTGAAATAGCCGTCGGCGACGATGTCGACTATGACGCGAAAGCGGTGCGCTCGCTCGCGGAGAAGAACGGGCTTACTGTCATCGTAAGCCCCGGCGGCGTATGGCCGATGGCCGCTGACATCTCCTCCGACGATGCATCCGTTCGGAAAAATGGGATAGCTTGGCATACGAACTGGATTGAAAAAGCCGCTGAGAGCGGAGCAGCAGCATATACCGGTGCGCTCTATTCTCATCCGGGGCATGTCGACCGGAGAAAAATATCGGATGAATTCGAACATGCGGCCGAAGGGCTCAATCATCTCGCGGAGCACGGGAAAAAGCTTGGGGTGAATATCGTCATCGAACCGATGAGCCATTTTCGCGTAAGCCTTATCAACACGCCGACGCAGGCAATGCTCCTTATCGCAGCGGCCGATCATCCGAATCTCGCGGTGCTCCTTGACACCTACCATTTGACGACCGAGATACGCGATTATGCGGAGGCGGCGCGCACTGCGCTCCCGCGTCTCTGGGGCGTACACACCTGCGAGAACGATCGCGGCGTGCCCGGCGGCGGTATAGTTCCCTGGGAGCCATTTCTCGATACATTATCAAATGCGATGTTTAACGGCTACTGTATATTCGAATCGTACAACAGCGCATTACGCGGGGGGGACTTCGCTTTCTCCCGCGGCATGTTCCATGATGTCTGCCCCGACGGTGATGCGTTCGTTCGTCAGGGCATACGGTTCATCTCTTCCGTACAGTGACCCGCATTATCCCTGGCCCCAGTGAACTCCGTGAGAAATATTTCTTCTCTCAGTAGAGCAGGGTCCACAGCTCACAAGGTGATACGGCATGAACGTTATATCGGACAAGTAAAGCATCCTATCGGCTCTTGACGCATCCGCATCAAAGAAGTAGATTATGGCCACACACTGATGGAGCCAGACGTATGAAGAACAGATCGGTCGCTATCGACGGTGCGGGTAAAGCGTATATCCATGACGGAGAACTCGGCGACCCCGGCGAAGGGCAGATACAGGTACAAATGGCAAAAAGCCAGATAAGCGTCGGAACGGAAATGATGGGTGTCATTCCGCGGCGCAAGAAGCCGGATCCGAAGGCTTCACCGACGTTCCCGGGATATTCGATAGCCGGTACGGTCATCAAGACAGGAAAGAACGTGGACGGTTTCGCCGAGGGCGACCGCGTGATGGCCATGGGTGCCGGGCAGGCGACGCATGCGCTCTATTCCAATGTCAATCAGAACCTCAGCATGAAACTCCCGAAAGCGATGTCCTTCGAGGACGGTGCAAATGTGGCGCTTGCGATAACCGCCATGCATGCGGTGCGCCGGCTTGATCCGGAATTCGGCAAGGCATACATCATCGCCGGTCTCGGCATTGTGGGACAATTCGCGTCGCAGATACTCACGAGCGCCGGATGTACGGTCATCGGCCTCGATATATCAGACTTCCGTCTGAAAAAAGCGCTCAGCAACGGCATGCACCTCGGCGTAAAATCCATTACCGACGATGCCGGGCAAAAAGCCGTGAAAGATATCACCGAAAGCGACGGCGTTGACGGCGGTATCATATGCTTCGGCGGCGACGGCACGGAAACGCTCAAAGGGATCTATAATCTGATGATAACGCCGCCCGACACGCATCGCACGGGCCCTATCGTGGTCGTCGGCGGGGCAACGTTCACGATACAGCTCGCCGCAGCGCTCGGCAACATCGATATACGCAGCGCCGCGCGCACCGGCCCCGGGTATAAGGATGAATCGTGGGAGAAGGGACGCGACTATCCGGCCGGTTGGGTTCGCTGGGATACGCGGCACAACATGCGCGTATTTCGCGACTATGTGCTCAGCAAACGCATGAATGTCGCTTCGCTTGCGACGCACACGTTCACGCTCGATGAAGCGGCGAAGGCGTACGATGCCGTCGCGGAGAACACATTGCCCGATGCCCTCGGGATATTCTTTGAACCGTGACAGGCGCACTTACCGCTCGCTCACTCCTGGCTGAAAAGCTTTGATAATTCCCTGCTCATGGCGAGTTCGGAGAACACGTCCACTATCGCCGGATCGAACTGCGTACCGGAACATCGTTTGATCTCGTTGACGGCATCCTCTACCGCCATCCGCGTCCGGTATGGACGGTCCGACGTCATCGCATCGTAGGAATCGGCAACAGCGACGATGCGCCCGAGCATGGATATCTTCGTCCCGGCTATCCCATCCGGATAACCGGCACCGTCGAATCGCTCATGATGTTCACGTATCGCCGGAAGTATGTCCGGATGCGTCTTGATGTGCTTCATTATCTCAACGCCGTTCATGACATGCTTCTTGATAATATCATATTCGCCGGGCGTAAGCCGATCGGGCTTTTTCAATATCGCTTCATCGACGCCTATCTTGCCGATATCATGGAGTATGCCCGCCACCTGAAGGTTCATCCGCATCTCACGGGCGAGTCCCATCCGCTCAGCGATGAGCAGACTGTACAGGGTGACACGCTCCGAATGCCCGCGCGTGTACGGGTCTTTCATCTCGATCGCGTCAGAAAGCGCCTTTATCGAAGACAGGAACAACTCCTGC from Spirochaetota bacterium encodes:
- a CDS encoding DUF4838 domain-containing protein; its protein translation is MKIISVLVTLAAAAVYSQTVFISPAPRNSANHKVSIDTSRTLTLAKDGVPGTVIVVPADATPTAKFAAQELKRYLTRAITADVPIMASIAPGKVNLLIGFNALSRTLPVKAPTLPRDSFIISHVNANGTDIILIAGNDDAEKDPADLVTKMNHWGQHFEKATLFAVYDLLERFLGVRFFFPDDAGIVVPAARTLLVNPMHIYEAPDFNVRWYSYLGSSFTSIDGKVPLPDGTDQNSPKGYHWANRERHYWRCQTEYIPNSHGLSRMGLVERFGKTNPDFFSLLPNGQRDISLDHNSGHLCLLNKGLEDEVTLDCLSYLKGEPPTVRNMYQERFKTAVWNLGAFQPGYVNIMPQDGFGERTRCRCPKCEEFFRTNGSYSDYVFGFVSRIADRVKASGVKGTVTTMAYSAYIDVPKIALPDNVLLQIAPMGPWVEKYPDKQAKDNAIIRAWNAKLGKPRSVYLWNYINDYGNQIPFGIPSFSVRKILSYYKSLSADITGAFLQSDTSYRLYNYLNWYSFFKVAWDNGTDAEALLADHHASMFGAGAAPMTKFYDMLESLWDSCIGEYKNTEMGPQFTPKSDADVWNTVFTEAKLAEMKVLFDEAENRAKSDAAALSRVKYMRDYLYGALVKYRSQMTGKKRELDDLTLTTVPAEGITVDGALSEAAWATESAFLVPYKKNENVKALTSVRTLWSSEGLYIGFECMEENIGDMIALARTNDDNNIWQDSGVEVFINPSGDRVRYGHIMVNAAGSFADEMVREKTHDWSWNSKTHYAVKRGGDRYTVELFVPLSMEGRSDLVINFNRSRVMKTTAKNQLQSWSPFLVQGFHDPERFGSLTLLKSRSDIVNDNILTNGSFEDTPDGAAKDWAMAKGFASIETGTFRHGKQCAKLSSTELITGTTRAVFYQYIPPLKPKTEYMISYYVKYENIELNPAASDSGGYMNVFGCPGNRFYPSKWYSGSSPWIKESHTFKTGDKPSDVNYVRIGFHNAKGTIWFDDVRLREIRK
- a CDS encoding sugar phosphate isomerase/epimerase family protein; translation: MRYGAHIFLWTERWSRSEYPLFERGRSLGLSALEIAVGDDVDYDAKAVRSLAEKNGLTVIVSPGGVWPMAADISSDDASVRKNGIAWHTNWIEKAAESGAAAYTGALYSHPGHVDRRKISDEFEHAAEGLNHLAEHGKKLGVNIVIEPMSHFRVSLINTPTQAMLLIAAADHPNLAVLLDTYHLTTEIRDYAEAARTALPRLWGVHTCENDRGVPGGGIVPWEPFLDTLSNAMFNGYCIFESYNSALRGGDFAFSRGMFHDVCPDGDAFVRQGIRFISSVQ
- a CDS encoding zinc-binding alcohol dehydrogenase; the encoded protein is MKNRSVAIDGAGKAYIHDGELGDPGEGQIQVQMAKSQISVGTEMMGVIPRRKKPDPKASPTFPGYSIAGTVIKTGKNVDGFAEGDRVMAMGAGQATHALYSNVNQNLSMKLPKAMSFEDGANVALAITAMHAVRRLDPEFGKAYIIAGLGIVGQFASQILTSAGCTVIGLDISDFRLKKALSNGMHLGVKSITDDAGQKAVKDITESDGVDGGIICFGGDGTETLKGIYNLMITPPDTHRTGPIVVVGGATFTIQLAAALGNIDIRSAARTGPGYKDESWEKGRDYPAGWVRWDTRHNMRVFRDYVLSKRMNVASLATHTFTLDEAAKAYDAVAENTLPDALGIFFEP